Below is a genomic region from Raphanus sativus cultivar WK10039 chromosome 4, ASM80110v3, whole genome shotgun sequence.
AGGCAAAGGTTAAACCATAGCTCAATTGGGCGCCAATGATATTAACCTATAGAAGAAGCCTAGTAGTTTTGTAGTATATAGTGTCTGGTCTTTTGTTTACTTGTGTATTTTGGTAGTAAGTGAGGAAGTGAGTATAGAACCTAAACTAATATGGTACCAACCAACTCTTAAACTATAGAAGCCTTAAAACGCAAATTAAAAGGTCAACAACATCAATTGAAAGTGTGCACAAAGGAGATCACAGAAGGTTTCAACCTGACTAAAACATGGAAGCAAGTGAAGTCATGCatcttttgattatttgtaaaGTGAGTATTTGGTTCCTTCGATTCGGCTTCTATCCTGCATTGCcatttcttcttcctcattcaAAGAGTGCACCACAGTCTTATATAGGAATTTTCTATTTATCAATTTGTTAAAGTTCTTTTGGACTGAATTAAACAATGGGCAATGCAGACGAAACCTGCAAGTGGCTAATCTCATTTATCACGTTGATGATACACAAATGGGACATGCATCAACAAGTGATGCAAGAAGTCTTGGATAAATCGAAGAGATTAAGGATTAATCTGTCGAACAATAATAAACTTAGGCAAAACGTTCAGCCATGAGTACAGAAAAAAGCATCTTAACTTTTTTTGCGTAGTCCCAACTCTGAGTCTTAAAAAAGTCAAATTAGCAGCAAACTTACCACCTCACAATTTGAACTTAGCAACACTAATAAAGAGCAAATAGAGGGTTGGTCTTTGTGTCATCCATCCCCTTGCGAGGATTAGCTTTGTAAGCAAGAGGTACCACAATCTGATAGACATTTCCAAATCCAATCAGCACTTTCAGAAGGAAGTCTGATCTCTGATAAAGGTTCCCCTAAGAGAACAGAGGAGCCATTCATATTCAGAAAGGTCAGGAGAGGCATCCCACATACGTCGACGTGTTTGATTTTCTTTGAGAGCAGCATCAAATTCGATTCTCCAGGATTGTTCAATGACCATTGATAACTGTCCATTAACATCAGGGTACCTCCTGTATACATGACTCCTTCACCTATATATATCAACAGAGATATATCAACACAGACTgacctatatatataaaaaaggatatatatatatatatatttgacctTCGGGTACCAAACATATTTCTATTCCGGCATCCGCATATTTAT
It encodes:
- the LOC130510891 gene encoding uncharacterized protein LOC130510891, producing MSNPSDFHYPIRVYPTGNTVVFLDVDDFPIPKHLDPQTIRQKIKRALENRGYLGDVSVRLYGDKNTLPGKYSMDKYADAGIEICLVPEGEGVMYTGGTLMLMDSYQWSLNNPGESNLMLLSKKIKHVDVCGMPLLTFLNMNGSSVLLGEPLSEIRLPSESADWIWKCLSDCGTSCLQS